AGAGATTATCAAACTCAAGTTTCAGAGTCTTATAAGTATGATTTTGAAACTCGTGAATGCTTGCTTGCATTTCTTCAGTCTCAGTCTGCTTTGGCTGCTGTCGGTCATTGGCTTTCCATTCTTCTCAAAGTAACCCTCTTTTCTCCtatgctttcttttttctttcatctggAGTCATGTAGTTTTATACATTCTAAGGTATTTCAATTCTGATCACTCCACAAGGTCGCTGATGCTGAGGCTTCTCGAGGACATCGAGGAAGTGCAAATCTTCGAGTTGAAGCCTTTATGGCTTTACGGATACTTGTGGCTAAGGTAACTTTTAAATTATGCATATATGGTTTGGACCATTTCTGGCACCCATGGGTCCTAATGAGAACATGTTTCTTGTTGCAGATTGGTACTGCTGATGTGTTGGCGTTTTTTCTACCTGGTGTTGTTAGCCAAGTTTTCAAAGTGTTGCATGTTTCGAGAGCAATGATAAGCGGAGCTGCAGGAAGTGTTGATGCATTGGACCAAGCAATTAGAGGGTTAGCTGAGTTTCTTATGATCGTCCTTGAGGATGAGGCTAATTCATCGGCTCTCGAGATTTCTAATGGTGATACTAAGTCGCAGAAACATGAATCTGCACACTCAATTTTAGACGAACTTCGTTCTCTGACAACAAAATCTCAAGGACAGAGTGACGAGCTGACAGAAATTACAAACCAAGAGATTGTTAACATCAATGTACCTGAAAAATCCAATCTGAATCTGAGTCGTGACTCCTTTCTTGTTGAACGCACGAAGAAATGGTTAGATAGCACTACATCTCACGTAAATAAGCTGCTGTGTGAGACATTTCCTCATGTAAGCTATTTATTCTCGTGCTACGTTCAACACATTTGTCCCAAATCCCTTTggaattgttttttctaaatgGTAATTCTTAATTGGTTTCAGATTCTTATTCACCCAGCCGGCAAAATTCGATGGGGATTTCTAGCAGCAATACGTGGACTGCTCTCTAAGAGCTCTTGCTCGTTGAAGGGTGCTAGATTAGTGATGTTGGTAGGTTCATAACTAACAACAACTCATGATATTGGGTATATCCATTCCAAGGATTGCCACCAGATAAATTCCTTATAATGATGCAGGAATGCGTATGTACTCTGGCTGTTGATGACTCTGATGAAGTTTCTGTAGCAGCTCAGGAATTTCTCGATCATTTATTCTCAGAAAGTACAAAAAACCATGTAGAGAGTGATATAAAAAAGATCTTTAGCAGGTATTTGttgtatattgtttttttcctttgaagcTAAGTATGCAGATGTCTAAATAgagatgtgtttttttattcttcttccgTGGCTTGTTGACAACAGACTACTTGAGAGGCTTCCAAAAGTGGTTCTGGGGAATGAGGAATTGCCTGCACTTTCGGTGGTGAAGCAGTTACTTGTCATCACCTATTATTCCGGTCCTCAGTTTTTGGCGGATCATCTTCAGTCTCCCGTATGTATTCTTTCTTGACACGCTCATAGGTTTGGTGCTACTTCTTTCTTGATTAGCAAATCTAGTTCGAAAAACCAAACATGTTCTAATAATGACTTGCGATATATGATTAGTTCTTCATGGCATTCTGTTATGTAGATAACAGCTAGCAGATTCCTGGATATATTTTCTCTCTGTCTAAGCCATAATTCAGCATTCACCGGTTCTCTTGAGAAACTCATCGCAGAAAGGCCTTCATCATCGACAGGTTACCTCCCTTCTATCACAGAACTAAAAGTGGGGTTCCGGGAGACCAGATACAACCGTGCTGTTCCAAATATCACAGAAACAGATCAAGTAAAATTGGAGATATCGTCCCCCAGTAGCCATATGTTACCTCGCATGCCTCCCTGGTTTTCTTATGTTGGTAGCCAGAAGCTCTACGAGATGCTCGCTGGAATCCTTAGACTTGTAGGCTTATCCTTAATGGCAGGTCATTTCATATTCCTTCGGAAccatttttctgaaaattacTCTGCAGTTAACTTATAAATGAGTTAGTTACTGATAGTAAATCATCTCcgttgtgtttgtgtttgacAGGATTTAAAAACGAAGGGCATTTAGCAGTCATCCTGGATATTCCTCTGGGGTTTGTCCGTAAATTGGTTTCAGAAGTTCGTGTAAAGGAGTATAATGGAGAAGACTGGCAGTCGTGGTGTAATCGAACTGGTTCAGGACAGTTAGTTCGCCAGGCGGCAACTGCTGCTTGTATCTTGAATGAGATGATCTTTGGTCTATCTGATCAAGCAACGGATGCTCTCTCAAGACTGCTTCAGAAGTCAAGGAAGGGAAGAGACAAACTTTCCTGGGAAATCTCTTGGAACAAACgtgcaaaaacaaatctgattGAGTGCGTTGGTAAAATCCTGCATGAATACCAAGCTTCTGAAGTTTGGGATCTCCCCGTGGACCAAAAGGCAATTCTGGGCCAAACTGATAACGATGGGCAACATATTAGTCTGCATTTCTTAAGAGACAGTGCAATGCTACACCAAGTTATAATAGAAGGAGTAGGTGTGTTTTCCTTGTGTCTAGGGAAAGACTTTGCTTCAAGTGGATTTCTTCACTCTTCGCTTTACCTTCTGCTTGAGAGTCTTACCTGCTCGAGTTTCCAAGTTAGAAATGCTTCAGACACTGTCCTACGTCTTCTTGCTGCCACCTCAGGCCATCCCACAGTGAGAATGAAGAATAATGTAGTCGAAAATATTCAATCACATCATAAAATCGTTTTTAAAATCAACATCTTgttgtcttttgtttgtttgtttggcaGGTTGGGCATCTGGTTGTTGCAAATGCGGATTATGTTATTGACTCTATTTGTCGCCAGCTGCGCCACCTGGATCTTAATCCTCATGTCCCAAATGTTCTAGCTGCTATGCTTTCTTATATCGGGGTTGCCCATGATATATTACCTTTGTTGGAGGAACCGGTAAGGCCATTTGTAgtgaacctttttttttttcatggaAAATTGCCTCTGTTGGATCTTCATCACACTCCGATTCATCATATTCAGTGTGTTAAgaactttctttttccattttggGGGATCTACAGATGCGATTGGTTTCCCAGGAACTTGAAATTGTTGGTAGACAACAGCATCCAAATCTAACTATACCCTTCTTGAAGGTAATtcaatctttcatttttttctattgaagtcttttaaaatcattggcttttttttgtctaagaAACATCATAACCTTTGTTGGTGCTTCTGCTAGGCTGTTGGTGAGATTGTAAATGCATCAAAGAACGAGGCTTGCTTATTACCAGACCGAGCCAAGTCATATAGTGACCATGTTAAGACCAAAGCAACTGATGCGATTACATCAAGACAAGAGAGAGTTTCAAATTCTGACAAAATAgttgaagacgaagaagaatgGGAAAACATACTGCTTGAACTGAATCGTTCTAAACGATACAGACGCACAGTTGGTTCGATCGCCTCTTCTTGTTTAATAGCGGCCACGCCTCTCCTTGCATCATCAAATCAAGTCTCATGCTTAGTTTCCCTCGAAATAATTGAGGTATTATTCCTGTCGGATTTCTTGAGCTCTCTCTAGGACATTTTCGCAAGCGAAATAAATCAGTATATCCAATTATGCAGGAAGGAGTAGTGGCGCTGGCTAAAGTCGAGGAAGCTTATCGAGCTGAGacagaaaccaaagaaacaattgAAGAAGTCATTGAATTTGCTTCATTCTATCAGCTTAAAGACTACATGAATGCTAGCGACGATGGAGCAGATGAAAACCGGCTTTTACCCGCTATCAACAAAATCTGGCCATTCTGTGT
This sequence is a window from Arabidopsis thaliana chromosome 1 sequence. Protein-coding genes within it:
- a CDS encoding ARM repeat superfamily protein (ARM repeat superfamily protein; FUNCTIONS IN: binding; INVOLVED IN: biological_process unknown; LOCATED IN: cellular_component unknown; EXPRESSED IN: 20 plant structures; EXPRESSED DURING: 13 growth stages; CONTAINS InterPro DOMAIN/s: Armadillo-type fold (InterPro:IPR016024); Has 200 Blast hits to 184 proteins in 98 species: Archae - 0; Bacteria - 0; Metazoa - 76; Fungi - 76; Plants - 39; Viruses - 0; Other Eukaryotes - 9 (source: NCBI BLink).) gives rise to the protein MDKSVVIRRETNGDDVEGDPEREAVFAQLKVLCLELLNLSQNPEKDPTTIPALLLLLRRTPPSSLQSFFHYTLFPLLLLLDAAVACRSQGQNKPEEFPQTPYRVSDKVAEGVISCLEELLKKCHIGSIDQMVVIMKKLTSGAVLSPSEASEEFREGIVKCFRAMISGLLPCSDDSCSCKRTVGWPQLSDRRDYQTQVSESYKYDFETRECLLAFLQSQSALAAVGHWLSILLKVADAEASRGHRGSANLRVEAFMALRILVAKIGTADVLAFFLPGVVSQVFKVLHVSRAMISGAAGSVDALDQAIRGLAEFLMIVLEDEANSSALEISNGDTKSQKHESAHSILDELRSLTTKSQGQSDELTEITNQEIVNINVPEKSNLNLSRDSFLVERTKKWLDSTTSHVNKLLCETFPHILIHPAGKIRWGFLAAIRGLLSKSSCSLKGARLVMLECVCTLAVDDSDEVSVAAQEFLDHLFSESTKNHVESDIKKIFSRLLERLPKVVLGNEELPALSVVKQLLVITYYSGPQFLADHLQSPITASRFLDIFSLCLSHNSAFTGSLEKLIAERPSSSTGYLPSITELKVGFRETRYNRAVPNITETDQVKLEISSPSSHMLPRMPPWFSYVGSQKLYEMLAGILRLVGLSLMAGFKNEGHLAVILDIPLGFVRKLVSEVRVKEYNGEDWQSWCNRTGSGQLVRQAATAACILNEMIFGLSDQATDALSRLLQKSRKGRDKLSWEISWNKRAKTNLIECVGKILHEYQASEVWDLPVDQKAILGQTDNDGQHISLHFLRDSAMLHQVIIEGVGVFSLCLGKDFASSGFLHSSLYLLLESLTCSSFQVRNASDTVLRLLAATSGHPTVGHLVVANADYVIDSICRQLRHLDLNPHVPNVLAAMLSYIGVAHDILPLLEEPMRLVSQELEIVGRQQHPNLTIPFLKAVGEIVNASKNEACLLPDRAKSYSDHVKTKATDAITSRQERVSNSDKIVEDEEEWENILLELNRSKRYRRTVGSIASSCLIAATPLLASSNQVSCLVSLEIIEEGVVALAKVEEAYRAETETKETIEEVIEFASFYQLKDYMNASDDGADENRLLPAINKIWPFCVACIRNRNPVAVRRCLVVITRIIQTSGGDFFSRRFRNDGPDFWKLLTTSPFHIMTPKILREDNKSVLRLPYRTISESSSSTIAEVSSLKVQAAVLDMIAEISRGKRSASALDAVLKKVAGLVVGIAYSSVTGLREAALNALRGLACIDPDLIWILLADVYYSLKKKDLPLPPSPEFPDISNVLPSRPPEDSRTKFLYVEYGGRSYGFELEFSSVEIVFKKMQSLVFVDQMRC
- a CDS encoding ARM repeat superfamily protein, which encodes MDKSVVIRRETNGDDVEGDPEREAVFAQLKVLCLELLNLSQNPEKDPTTIPALLLLLRRTPPSSLQSFFHYTLFPLLLLLDAAVACRSQGQNKPEEFPQTPYRVSDKVAEGVISCLEELLKKCHIGSIDQMVVIMKKLTSGAVLSPSEASEEFREGIVKCFRAMISGLLPCSDDSCSCKRTVGWPQLSDRRDYQTQVSESYKYDFETRECLLAFLQSQSALAAVGHWLSILLKVADAEASRGHRGSANLRVEAFMALRILVAKIGTADVLAFFLPGVVSQVFKVLHVSRAMISGAAGSVDALDQAIRGLAEFLMIVLEDEANSSALEISNGDTKSQKHESAHSILDELRSLTTKSQGQSDELTEITNQEIVNINVPEKSNLNLSRDSFLVERTKKWLDSTTSHVNKLLCETFPHILIHPAGKIRWGFLAAIRGLLSKSSCSLKGARLVMLECVCTLAVDDSDEVSVAAQEFLDHLFSESTKNHVESDIKKIFSRLLERLPKVVLGNEELPALSVVKQLLVITYYSGPQFLADHLQSPITASRFLDIFSLCLSHNSAFTGSLEKLIAERPSSSTGYLPSITELKVGFRETRYNRAVPNITETDQVKLEISSPSSHMLPRMPPWFSYVGSQKLYEMLAGILRLVGLSLMAGFKNEGHLAVILDIPLGFVRKLVSEVRVKEYNGEDWQSWCNRTGSGQLVRQAATAACILNEMIFGLSDQATDALSRLLQKSRKGRDKLSWEISWNKRAKTNLIECVGKILHEYQASEVWDLPVDQKAILGQTDNDGQHISLHFLRDSAMLHQVIIEGVGVFSLCLGKDFASSGFLHSSLYLLLESLTCSSFQVRNASDTVLRLLAATSGHPTVRMKNNVGHLVVANADYVIDSICRQLRHLDLNPHVPNVLAAMLSYIGVAHDILPLLEEPMRLVSQELEIVGRQQHPNLTIPFLKAVGEIVNASKNEACLLPDRAKSYSDHVKTKATDAITSRQERVSNSDKIVEDEEEWENILLELNRSKRYRRTVGSIASSCLIAATPLLASSNQVSCLVSLEIIEEGVVALAKVEEAYRAETETKETIEEVIEFASFYQLKDYMNASDDGADENRLLPAINKIWPFCVACIRNRNPVAVRRCLVVITRIIQTSGGDFFSRRFRNDGPDFWKLLTTSPFHIMTPKILREDNKSVLRLPYRTISESSSSTIAEVSSLKVQAAVLDMIAEISRGKRSASALDAVLKKVAGLVVGIAYSSVTGLREAALNALRGLACIDPDLIWILLADVYYSLKKKDLPLPPSPEFPDISNVLPSRPPEDSRTKFLYVEYGGRSYGFELEFSSVEIVFKKMQSLVFVDQMRC